In a single window of the Leptospira barantonii genome:
- a CDS encoding LIC11435 family protein, which produces MWNKILLYSVLAFFVSLSVFAEEENQYLEWKPVPEAGSYMVEIKDSNGRITREKTKSTRFEVNLPPGIYEHRIGVLNKFGRVSVFSEWISFEVILSRAPVVDPESNVKLLKEKLGPTLVVKGDNFTEAMNVTLLLPSGETIKPEFEYINSKEIKIKIEGLNLKNGSYTLSLENPRNKKTAKKGFLVLADSEQELAEIVKQNERENRVATPGINWGPALQSSVLPGWGQSNQDKTYRSWIFPILIAGAIAYSAQQYTEYNASLATLDQSKNLNSSLLLLDNPTFIPFATYNYMQVQSDYSNAVSHYNSFNVSLGIVALLYLLNVSDAAFVGPSSTKTTVSESDRKFVPYFKTGTIDARNGGNGSGNFFPNSFEFGMKIFL; this is translated from the coding sequence ATGTGGAATAAAATTCTTTTATACTCCGTTCTCGCGTTTTTTGTTTCTCTTTCGGTTTTTGCCGAAGAGGAAAATCAATATTTGGAATGGAAACCCGTCCCCGAGGCCGGGTCATACATGGTCGAAATCAAGGATTCGAACGGAAGAATCACAAGGGAAAAAACGAAATCAACCCGATTCGAAGTCAATCTTCCTCCTGGAATTTACGAACATAGGATCGGCGTTTTGAATAAGTTCGGAAGGGTTTCCGTTTTTTCGGAATGGATTTCCTTTGAGGTCATTCTTTCCCGAGCTCCCGTAGTCGATCCGGAATCGAACGTAAAATTGTTAAAGGAAAAACTCGGTCCAACCCTCGTTGTAAAGGGAGATAACTTCACCGAAGCGATGAACGTTACTCTCCTTTTACCTTCCGGTGAAACGATCAAACCCGAATTCGAATACATCAACTCGAAAGAAATAAAGATCAAAATCGAAGGTCTGAATCTGAAAAACGGAAGTTATACTCTTTCTTTGGAAAACCCGAGAAACAAAAAGACCGCAAAGAAAGGATTTTTGGTCCTTGCGGATTCCGAGCAAGAACTTGCAGAAATCGTAAAGCAGAACGAACGGGAGAATCGGGTCGCGACACCCGGAATCAACTGGGGTCCCGCTTTGCAATCGTCGGTTCTTCCGGGTTGGGGACAATCCAATCAGGATAAAACGTATCGATCTTGGATTTTTCCGATTCTGATCGCGGGTGCGATCGCCTATTCGGCGCAACAGTATACGGAATATAACGCGAGTTTGGCGACCTTGGATCAAAGTAAGAATCTAAATTCGAGTCTTCTTCTGCTCGATAACCCTACGTTCATTCCGTTTGCGACCTACAACTACATGCAGGTCCAGTCGGACTATTCAAACGCGGTTTCGCATTACAATTCGTTTAACGTTTCTCTGGGAATTGTGGCCTTGCTTTACCTTTTAAATGTGTCAGATGCGGCATTTGTAGGCCCGTCTTCGACGAAAACAACGGTTTCAGAATCCGATCGAAAGTTTGTTCCTTACTTTAAAACCGGGACAATCGATGCTCGAAATGGAGGGAATGGTTCAGGCAATTTTTTTCCAAATTCATTTGAATTTGGGATGAAAATTTTTCTATAG
- a CDS encoding FecR family protein has translation MRYLTEGKYVVTFLTGLIVLFSILLYLHITSGHKKGSNPEIGKIIFKNRKAQRKFDSEVVWEEIETEMKVRNRDTVRTDDGAEAVLVLNDGTEIKLDQKSMIFLDFSDKNLSIDFAYGSVSANKDSGTEMKIKSGETTVEVNKGDLKLSKSEDQALNLEVSKGNAKVKSGNQESNVANNQAIELKNGKSEIRSLSIALNSPPERKFFQTSGGSYPVSFGWNKIESVKDYTLEISNHPSFSKNVIRTKSNSISLNKSLDKGTYFWRVTAVNPGNGTPEYSETRSLTILGELKPSLFAPSKSEEFKFTSNPPNVVFQWTPSDFTKNYTFELAKDKTFKETVVSQEIQGTLYRWDKTKEGTYYARVTPKPLMNDLKTSVSETISFNVRKLEKPEPPVLKKPSDQEEISLRKISKEGNLFVWTGSTDLAEYNLEIANDSDFKNVLFSKKTNSSSVTSSPIANAGVYFWRVKANPKEGEPISSSARKFTVQSQENLDLLFPANQQELGHPTNQKLTFRWQRPEPSGVYKLEVSRNSEFSENVIRENFRASSGTISLPSVGEYYWKVSLLGSNGENLLTSKTQNFKTSDSAPFLSQNSPATEESIDITNRESIDFRWETEGNTESITLEIFEVRAKGNKTIWKRELKGDSYSFKDFGILEEGKFQWRISAKYKDKAGVQKFTIPVSRNFEIKLSKTIRPPEILSPKEIYVE, from the coding sequence ATGAGATACTTGACTGAAGGAAAATACGTAGTAACGTTTTTGACGGGGCTCATAGTCCTCTTCAGTATATTACTGTATCTTCATATAACTTCCGGTCACAAAAAGGGAAGCAATCCCGAAATCGGAAAAATCATATTCAAAAACCGTAAAGCTCAGAGAAAGTTCGATTCCGAAGTTGTCTGGGAGGAAATCGAAACCGAAATGAAGGTTCGAAACCGCGACACGGTCCGCACCGACGACGGAGCGGAAGCCGTTCTCGTTTTGAACGACGGAACCGAAATCAAACTCGATCAAAAGAGTATGATCTTTCTCGACTTTTCGGATAAAAATCTTTCGATCGACTTCGCTTACGGATCGGTTTCCGCGAACAAAGACAGCGGAACGGAGATGAAGATCAAAAGTGGTGAAACCACCGTCGAGGTCAACAAGGGCGATCTGAAACTTTCCAAATCCGAAGATCAGGCTTTGAACCTAGAAGTTTCCAAAGGGAACGCAAAGGTAAAATCGGGAAACCAAGAATCGAACGTCGCCAACAACCAAGCGATCGAACTCAAAAACGGAAAATCCGAAATTCGTTCCTTATCGATCGCTCTCAATTCTCCCCCGGAAAGAAAATTTTTCCAAACCTCCGGAGGCTCCTATCCGGTTTCGTTCGGTTGGAATAAGATCGAATCCGTAAAAGATTATACATTAGAAATTTCGAATCATCCTAGCTTTTCCAAAAACGTGATCCGAACAAAATCGAACTCGATTTCCTTGAACAAATCCTTGGACAAGGGAACCTACTTCTGGAGGGTCACCGCGGTCAATCCCGGAAACGGAACCCCGGAATATAGCGAAACCCGTTCTTTAACTATATTAGGAGAATTGAAACCTTCTCTTTTCGCTCCGTCCAAATCGGAAGAATTCAAATTCACATCCAATCCGCCGAACGTCGTCTTTCAGTGGACGCCTTCGGACTTTACAAAGAATTACACCTTCGAACTTGCAAAGGATAAAACCTTTAAGGAAACCGTAGTAAGTCAGGAAATCCAGGGAACTCTTTATCGTTGGGATAAAACGAAGGAAGGAACGTATTACGCAAGAGTCACGCCGAAACCTTTGATGAACGACTTGAAAACATCCGTATCGGAAACGATTTCGTTTAACGTAAGAAAACTCGAAAAACCGGAACCTCCCGTATTGAAAAAACCTTCCGATCAGGAAGAGATTTCCTTACGCAAAATTTCGAAAGAAGGAAACCTATTCGTTTGGACCGGCTCGACCGACTTAGCGGAATACAATCTTGAAATCGCGAACGATTCCGATTTTAAGAACGTTCTATTCTCCAAAAAAACGAATTCATCCTCCGTTACTTCTTCCCCGATCGCAAACGCGGGCGTTTACTTTTGGAGGGTCAAAGCGAACCCGAAAGAAGGAGAACCGATCTCTTCTTCCGCAAGAAAATTTACGGTTCAGTCTCAGGAGAATTTGGATCTTCTGTTCCCCGCAAACCAGCAGGAACTCGGACATCCGACCAATCAAAAACTTACGTTTCGTTGGCAAAGACCCGAACCTTCCGGAGTATATAAATTGGAAGTCTCTAGGAATTCCGAGTTTAGCGAGAACGTGATCCGTGAGAATTTCCGCGCGTCTTCCGGAACGATTTCTCTTCCTTCCGTGGGAGAATACTACTGGAAGGTTTCTCTGCTCGGTTCCAATGGGGAGAATTTATTGACCAGTAAAACCCAGAACTTCAAAACCTCGGACAGCGCTCCTTTCCTAAGCCAGAACAGCCCGGCGACCGAGGAAAGTATCGATATCACCAATCGCGAAAGTATAGACTTCCGATGGGAAACCGAGGGAAACACGGAATCGATCACCTTGGAGATTTTCGAAGTTCGGGCAAAAGGAAATAAAACGATCTGGAAACGCGAACTCAAAGGTGATTCCTATTCGTTTAAGGATTTTGGAATATTAGAAGAAGGTAAATTTCAGTGGAGAATCTCCGCGAAATACAAGGACAAAGCGGGAGTTCAGAAGTTCACGATCCCCGTTTCCAGAAATTTTGAAATTAAGTTGAGCAAAACGATCCGACCTCCGGAAATACTTTCGCCGAAGGAAATTTATGTGGAATAA
- a CDS encoding adenylate/guanylate cyclase domain-containing protein, which translates to MLEINHRYLPFGTSGALIFISGAHSNSRTDHSILSEEIAKKEIGTVCVVSSDHSIDAETLDSIDPSVTVLSILIPPGPETNDSVFGTYLKIRKFLKRGNLLFLIAPDCESRFPLFLSKLLLAGDPSITDSDLQDRISRFGYSYPEADQEIFRKFLSRHKEGHTFHEVPPGEFSVSSHLAREGKRPSALKYKIQYEPGVENLTKIKAVPYSEEERKISKPGFQSSPIHAIEIDHMDETQRPKEIPVKLPESTNGNGNKSAEVQNVSVPAATTSVPASQPTSATENSATTNTAPPSSQTSDSSSSQNATQPVSDSSDENKTLKKSNTSSTSKESAASKTEPEKTENASSTSIKTKLPLQIKLMAVISLLMTLTVSTIIFFASSAFRGDSEVRVLQNNLNLVNILGLKIKTDINEILGNGKQIVGALAQGKEGISFADIFFQNDPDFIYAGLYQIEGNAPTAINEFFNEPYLSEVKVSQKEVSDLIAGRPGLIQKSVLTGGRMENLSAEFKEPIFAIAVPSSSSNPKVLVLILRLEKFLNAFQKQDISEVFLVNGEGDLIAHSDAKLLQSNTNFMNLPIVESMVNSSENTKQTEYKDKEGKSWFGSYQKLGFGGGAVISIVPEDKAFEAVYRIQRTNLLIMGIALCLALIIVFFFAKTITKPLLNLLQATTEIARGNFKIGISSTTRDEVGLLTDYFVDMGKGLEEREKVKDALGRFVNKEIAEMVLKQELTLGGERKMCAIFFSDIRSFTAISEKLQPEEVVEFLNEYMTEMVHCVNETHGIVDKFIGDAIMATWGAAKTSDQDAVNSVNGALMMREALIRFNQGRGGDKKPIIKIGCGLNYGPVIAGQIGSEQRLEYTVIGDAVNLASRVEALNKPFGTDILITQDLLDHVPGIFNVEKMQSIKVKGKEEPQVIYAVLGRMDDPNCPKNVDELRTKIGIVWEPPKKDKAKDSEPGEEVKYEILD; encoded by the coding sequence ATGTTAGAAATCAATCATCGTTATCTTCCATTCGGTACCTCGGGCGCTCTGATTTTTATTTCCGGCGCACATTCGAATTCGAGAACCGACCATTCTATTCTTTCGGAAGAAATCGCCAAAAAAGAAATCGGGACCGTATGTGTCGTGTCGAGCGATCATTCGATAGACGCGGAAACGTTAGACTCCATCGATCCATCCGTAACGGTTCTTTCCATTCTCATTCCACCCGGACCCGAAACGAACGATTCGGTCTTCGGAACCTATTTGAAAATTCGAAAATTCTTAAAAAGAGGAAACCTTCTTTTTTTAATCGCACCCGATTGCGAATCCAGATTCCCGCTTTTTCTCTCCAAACTTTTACTCGCAGGCGATCCGTCCATCACGGACTCCGATCTTCAGGATAGAATTTCCCGTTTTGGATATTCTTATCCGGAAGCGGATCAAGAGATCTTTCGAAAATTTCTTTCCAGACACAAGGAAGGTCATACGTTTCACGAAGTTCCTCCGGGAGAATTTTCGGTTTCTTCACATCTCGCCCGAGAAGGAAAAAGACCATCCGCGCTGAAATACAAAATTCAATACGAACCCGGCGTAGAAAATCTAACTAAGATCAAAGCGGTTCCTTATTCCGAAGAGGAACGGAAAATTTCCAAACCCGGTTTTCAATCCTCTCCGATCCACGCGATCGAAATCGATCACATGGACGAGACTCAAAGGCCGAAAGAAATTCCGGTAAAACTCCCCGAGTCTACCAATGGAAACGGTAACAAAAGCGCGGAAGTTCAAAACGTTTCTGTTCCGGCCGCAACAACTTCGGTTCCTGCTTCACAACCGACTTCGGCGACGGAGAATTCAGCGACGACAAACACAGCACCGCCCTCTTCTCAAACTTCCGATTCGAGTTCGTCACAAAATGCGACTCAACCGGTTTCGGATTCTTCCGATGAAAATAAAACATTAAAGAAATCGAATACTTCTTCCACTTCGAAAGAATCTGCGGCTTCCAAAACGGAACCTGAAAAAACGGAAAACGCGTCTTCCACATCCATAAAAACGAAACTTCCGTTGCAGATCAAGTTGATGGCGGTGATTTCCCTTTTGATGACCTTGACGGTTTCGACGATCATCTTCTTTGCTTCTTCCGCGTTTCGCGGGGATTCCGAGGTTCGGGTTCTCCAGAACAATTTAAATTTAGTGAATATTCTCGGTTTAAAAATCAAAACCGATATCAACGAAATTCTCGGGAATGGAAAACAGATCGTGGGCGCCTTGGCTCAAGGTAAGGAAGGAATTTCCTTCGCGGATATTTTCTTTCAAAACGATCCCGACTTTATCTACGCCGGTCTTTATCAAATCGAAGGAAACGCGCCGACCGCGATCAACGAATTCTTCAACGAACCGTATTTGAGCGAAGTGAAAGTTTCTCAGAAAGAAGTTTCGGATCTTATCGCGGGAAGACCGGGACTGATTCAAAAATCGGTTCTTACCGGCGGGAGAATGGAGAATCTAAGCGCCGAGTTTAAGGAACCGATCTTCGCCATCGCGGTTCCTTCTTCCAGTTCCAATCCAAAAGTTCTAGTTTTGATTCTTCGTTTGGAAAAATTCTTAAACGCATTCCAAAAACAAGATATATCCGAAGTCTTTTTAGTAAACGGCGAAGGCGATCTGATCGCGCACTCCGACGCGAAACTTCTCCAATCCAATACGAACTTTATGAATCTTCCGATCGTGGAGTCCATGGTCAACAGTTCGGAAAACACGAAACAAACCGAGTATAAGGACAAGGAAGGAAAGTCTTGGTTCGGTTCGTATCAAAAACTCGGCTTCGGGGGCGGCGCGGTCATCTCCATCGTTCCGGAAGACAAGGCCTTCGAAGCGGTTTATAGAATCCAAAGAACTAATCTTCTCATCATGGGAATCGCACTTTGTTTGGCACTCATCATCGTATTCTTCTTCGCTAAAACGATCACCAAACCTCTGTTAAACCTTCTCCAAGCGACCACCGAAATCGCAAGAGGAAACTTTAAGATCGGAATCAGTTCCACCACAAGGGACGAGGTCGGACTTCTCACCGACTACTTCGTGGACATGGGTAAGGGTTTGGAAGAACGCGAAAAAGTAAAGGACGCGCTCGGAAGATTCGTAAACAAGGAAATCGCCGAAATGGTTCTGAAACAGGAACTTACCCTCGGCGGGGAAAGAAAGATGTGCGCGATTTTCTTTTCCGATATCCGCAGTTTTACGGCGATTTCCGAAAAACTTCAACCGGAAGAAGTCGTCGAATTCTTAAACGAGTACATGACCGAGATGGTTCATTGCGTAAATGAAACACACGGAATCGTGGATAAGTTTATCGGAGACGCGATCATGGCAACCTGGGGAGCCGCAAAAACTTCGGATCAGGACGCGGTCAATTCGGTCAACGGAGCTCTTATGATGAGAGAAGCTTTGATTCGATTCAACCAAGGCCGAGGCGGAGATAAAAAACCGATCATCAAAATCGGTTGTGGTCTGAACTACGGCCCCGTCATTGCCGGACAAATCGGTTCCGAACAAAGATTGGAATACACGGTAATCGGAGACGCGGTAAACCTCGCGTCCAGAGTGGAAGCGCTCAATAAACCTTTCGGAACGGACATTCTCATTACTCAGGATCTTTTGGATCATGTTCCAGGCATCTTCAACGTGGAAAAGATGCAATCCATCAAGGTGAAAGGAAAGGAAGAACCGCAGGTCATCTACGCCGTTTTGGGAAGAATGGACGATCCGAACTGTCCGAAAAACGTCGACGAACTCAGAACAAAAATCGGAATCGTCTGGGAACCGCCTAAGAAGGACAAGGCGAAGGATTCCGAACCGGGAGAAGAAGTTAAGTATGAGATACTTGACTGA
- a CDS encoding peptidylprolyl isomerase: protein MATAVFKTNYGNFSVFLDEEKAPITAGNFIKLAKDGFYNGLTFHRVIKNFMIQGGCPTGNGTGGPGYKIQDEFHKDLKNEKFTLSMANAGPNTGGSQFFINVRDNFYLDNRHAVFGKVTEGSDIVEKISETETGFQDKPTQPVVIESITFSE, encoded by the coding sequence ATGGCAACTGCGGTATTTAAGACAAATTACGGAAATTTTTCGGTCTTTCTGGACGAGGAAAAGGCTCCGATCACTGCGGGCAATTTTATCAAATTAGCGAAGGACGGATTTTACAACGGTCTTACATTTCACCGGGTTATCAAAAATTTTATGATCCAAGGGGGTTGTCCCACGGGAAACGGAACGGGCGGTCCCGGATATAAGATTCAAGACGAGTTTCACAAGGATCTTAAGAATGAGAAATTCACGCTCTCTATGGCAAACGCGGGACCAAATACGGGTGGATCTCAATTTTTTATCAACGTAAGAGACAATTTCTATTTGGACAACCGTCACGCGGTGTTTGGAAAGGTTACCGAAGGATCGGATATCGTGGAAAAGATTTCCGAAACCGAAACTGGTTTTCAAGACAAACCGACTCAGCCCGTTGTCATCGAGTCTATCACATTTTCTGAATAA